Part of the Vigna angularis cultivar LongXiaoDou No.4 chromosome 1, ASM1680809v1, whole genome shotgun sequence genome, atttatgatttaagCATTGAGTAGCACTGTTTGGGTGATAGAGGGATTAAGTGGAATTGTGACTATTATACAAGATTCCAAAAGGGAAATAATAGGTTGGTTTGGTTAGACGACTTTTTAAACTACCAAGGCGCGGAAGTTGTGGAAAATATAAACTTGGTATAATCTATTGCAAAATGGTCACCATCAGGAGCgacaagaaaatgaaaatttcccATGTCTGATTCAGACTATAGCGACTCACTTTTTTTTGTGCACAGGGACGTCAAGTGTTGTTTGTTAACATGTCAACATAATTAAAACTCAGAATCACACCAcagatataataataaaagaaaaggagaaattacGGTCGTAAATTACGTTATGTGAATTGCAGTGAATAATGAAAGCACGAGAAAAGATgttatggaaaaagaaaagtagtggtagagaaagagaagagaagaataaaagaaaatgaaagatgaaagaTCAAAGATCCCTGAGCTGCCTAAGATTGACAGGAGATATGTATCTGTTGTCTCCGTCAAGTAGCTGCTTAGCGAGGATTAGGTTTGCAGCTTCGCTTGGATGATAAGGATCCCAGAACACGTGCTTGTACCTATCACTGCACATACTCGAAGTAGGCCCACATGGAATTATCCCTGCGAATTGGCCCCCATTTCCACAGCAAGCTCTACTTGCTGTTCTGAACCCTGcaaattttactttctatatcattttttcatttctcaAATAGTTATAACActtttttcacataaaaataaaatcaaagcaATTATCTACCGTATTTCTTATAGTTTTTTATGAGTTCTGAGACTAAATCGTAGACATTGGCGAGAACGAAGGTGGCACCGGGTAGGTTGTCGTTTAGCTCGGCAACCAAATCTTTCAATCGAGCATTGTATTGAAGCGCCAGTTTGTTGGCCAAATCCACGCACTCATCTTCGTTCAGCTGATTTATGGTCTTCTGGTAAGGTATGCATCCTATTGGCCCAACGTTTCCTATCACGAACTTTCGGGCATCCATTTTGTACAGTCTCTGCCATTCAATTCAATTtacaattaattttcttaaaacgATTATAGAATTTGGCTTTAAATTTAGATTGAGGTTGTTACCGTGAGTTGGGCCCTGAAATGAGTAATCATGTCATCTATGAAAGAATCTGGACTTTGAGAAATTCTGGCTCCAATGGAGAGAACTGGGAGAAGGTAATTGTTGAGAAAATCATTGGCCCCAACGGTGATAGAGAAAATGGATTTCTTCGTTATGTATTCTTTAGCTTTTGATTCACCCAGCAGTttgtcaatttgttttcttgttatGCTGAAGTAATCTATTTGAACATCCATTCCTATTCTATTCAcctgaaaacaaaattattgacTCCACACAGTTATATTCCTTATTACACAGAATGATTAAGACTAAGTAAGGAATAGACagcagagaaaaaaaaaaatactgacAAATATCCTTCCAGTAGCATTCATTATTCCTCCCCCTCCCGAAGCATAGTTCACTCCACTCAGTATGGTTTTCCCTGTTGCATTTGGTGCTAAAAATGGTATGGCATAATTTGGTTGTCCCAATTCCTCTcctgaaaaatattaaaatataaacagcAACACATTAATTATGTTAAGAAAAGACATGAGACAcgtttttcaatattaatttccattttttcaACGTCATTCCTCACACcttaatatatgttaaaacaAATACGGTATATAAGTAttgtcaatattttttagtagTATAActtgattaatatatatatatatataagttatattatGCATGTAAGGTTGttgattgaaaaattgaaaatgttgttgTTTGTTAACTAGGAAAATCTAATAGGTAAACACAAAGATCTTGGTATGTGAGAAAGAAGACAAAGTTACCAACTATATCACCAATGGTTCTTCCGTTGGTGTAGCGGCCAGTGGGGTTTCCCCCAGAGGCCTTGAAATCAATTCCATTGGGAGGGATGTTTGCCTTAGAAAGAGTTGACAAATAGTTATTGTTTCCAGCATCCACCAATGAATCTCCAAATATGAAAGAGGCTCCTAAAGCGTTTTTCTGACCATCTACACTTCCATAAAAGCTAATGTTCACTAGAAAAAACACAAGCACCAACATGTCATAACAATGGAAAGCCATGGCTGCAACTGAAAAGCTCTGCCAAGAGCCTTATAAGGACCACTTTTTTCCCCTTCGCGTGAGAAAACTTGTGATCATGTTTTAATTTGGTTTGACCCTTTTctcattaaaaataagattcCAAAGGACTGCACTGGATGAATAAAGATTTTCATGTGGTTGGTCATCAACATCTGTGCATATTTCTCACCCTGCTGTTGAATTCATCAAttaaagattttgattttgtaGACAAAGTCACAGGGTGCCTAGTTTTATCCACGATGACCTATTCGACAAGACAATTAATTACAGAAGAAAGCTGTGAGGGACTTtggtcttttttttatgatctTAATTATAAGACATTAAAACCAACCCTTAACTCCTAATTTCATGTTATTGGAAAGTAATACAACAGTCCATCTGCACTCAACAACTCAAGAAAACCAGGTTTCTCCCTTTTCTTTATCCTTCCAACTGCTTCTAAACTCCaaacatttgaaattttattctatttttgaAGGTTTGTGAACAATCTTTTTGGGGTTGAAGGGGCTGAACCGGGCTAATAACAAGGCCCAAAGCTAAGAAGAGGTTCTCGTCACAAATGGGCCAAGAAACAGTAAATCTTAAACTtgtacaaaatttaaaagtattagtAATTCATAATTGTTCATGATTCATTTTTCAATTAGTTTCTCATTTCTCTCTATTCAACGTGTAAGGGAAGATATGAATTGaagattgaaaagaaaagtgGAGTCCCCTGACAGTGCTGGAACCATGAAGATCAACGACATCTAATCTAAACCATCATCAACTTCTCTCTCCACTCTCAACTCTCCTGCAGCCGTAtgcctttttttcttttctgtccTTTCAATTTGAAAACTGAACTCAATCTCATAAAACGTTTGATGAGTATCGAAATTCAAAACTTTTCTTTTGCAAAACTCAATTGCAGACTAAAAAGTTAAGATTGTAAATACATCTGAATTATTTTAGAcgaaaaaacaaaatcaaatggTATATTTAAGATTGTAAGAGACTAAAAAGTTATTTAGCATTTAATGTCATGCTAACTTGAAatgtgttttcattttttacaaGATTTTGAttcctgtttttttttaagtgtcaATTTGgactcaattttaaaaaaattatacaatttaatctTAATTGGTAACTATAGAATGAcgtgaatttttattatattataattgttaaGTAAATAACTGCGGATATTTTACAAGTTTGATAAAAGATTTTTGTTGTATTATAATTGTTAAGTAAATAGTGTGAATTATAAGATTCGTTGTTCTTCATTCTTTAACACGTAAAATTGGATCGAAAAATGCATATCAGGGATTACAGtacaagaaaattaataaataattagcaATTTtagtaacaaaaaataattagtaattgACAAATTTAGACCgatttataaactaaaagttATTGGTAACtaaaagaataaacatataaaccacatgaaagataaaagaaaaagaaagttcaTACTCTTACAATTATAAATCCTGAAAGTCCGAAAAAGTTATAAGCTTACATTCGTAAGAAGGAGAAAAATCTTGTAAGGTATTGATTGAGTTATATCATAAACACATTCTCTTTGTTAGAGTTATGatctaagacttgtaaacaatctGATTGATTGTACATTctgaaaataattcaaatactttttttattaactcAGTTGAGTTAAACGCTTACTAGGCAGCGTAACAAAGTTATCAGAATTGTCTAGTAGAAACCAAGTGTGGGTGAAACTCAAACTAGGCAACGTATCAAGTATATACCAGAATTGTTTATTGAAAATCAGGAGTGGGTGAAATTCAACTAGTCAATATAACATATGTTACCAAGATTGACTAGGTGTAAACAGGAGCGGTGCTAATACTCAGTTATAATTTTGTTGAGATTATAACGGAACCCTCTAAGATGTCTTAGAGAAGAACCAGATGTAGCTCAGTTGAGGgaactagtataaaataattgtgtttattGTTTTACCTTCAGAAAACATATTGTTTACAAACACTaccttttttcaaaattaatcttTGACATGCACAATTGTTACTAAATGTCAATTTTCTTCAAAGGTTGTGTCCTTCTTAAAATACTACATTAACTTTGATAAAACTCTTGACAAATTATCTATCTTTAAATGTGTAGGTTAAACATTGTTTTACAAATCAAGTGTCTAACAATTTGTGTAAACTTTTTAATCATTATCAAAGTTGTTAAATGTCTTTTAACAAAAAGTTTTCCACAATACTATTCTACTCCTTTCTAATGTTTTTCGTTATTTCAATAGGTGTTTTACGTGATCGTGAAGAATACTTAAATAATCAGAAACATCATTAACAAGAACactaatttgattaaaaaataagtagaaATAGTATGATGATCATTAGTAGAAGAAAGGATATTGATGTTAGAAGTAGAATTACCTAATCAAGTAAAGTGGAAGAATGAGaaatagttaaaaatgtaaaaaaatcaGCAGAGCTATGATTAGAATGGGTTGGCACAGGAAGAGATAAAGAGTTATGAGTTTTCTAAAGTTTATGATAAGAAGACTCATGAAAAACCACATTAGGAGATATATCAATATAATAGTTTTTGAGATTTAAAAAATGGTAACATTTTTGTATAAGATTTAAAGCCTAGGAAAATACTATAGATAGGACAATCATCAAAGTTATTCCGTTGTATGAAACACAAGAAAGGtagtttaaagaaaaaaaaaaatcagaacaaaTAGCAGCAGAGCTCTTCACATTTTAACATAATGTCTTTTACAAGAAATTATGGAATGGTGATATGATATTGtggaatattttattagattaattaaTGAAGCTAATGTTTATGCTggtattattaataatttatggtgatcattttacttaatttattaataatttatttatattattatatttttacgaTAATATTGGTTcaggtttttgttttgttgaaatTATAATAGAAAGAATTATTTGACACggaaaaaaaatgtgaagtGATAAGAAATGAATAATAGATTAATAGTAATTAACTTACATTACACATCATGTAAAAATAGTATTatccaaaaaaataattttctattttttcgcCTTAAAATTCCTATGTGACATGTTACCCGCTAAAGAAAGTATCTCTTGATGATTGATGAATGattgaaaacaaaacaagaaagttTTAATCTTTGGGTCCATTCGAAGCACATACGTTAGGAATAGGAAGGTTTCCATGGTATtgacgatgatgatgatccAAATGAAAAAGGCCCAATAATGTTAATAATCTATGAGGTGCGAGGACTGGTTATTAGCTTCCAAAACGTAGAATAGAGACACACACGTGCAACCAAAAAGAAACGATACAGGCCCGTTTCAACCTAACTTGGACCTGGGCCCATTATCCCATCAATGCATACAACCAATCTTTACTTTACCACAAAAATACTTTTTCTACCTGTTTACCATTCACGACGGACCCCTTTATTCTAGATTAAAAACAAGTATCCCTAAGTCAAAACCCgcaatgatttatttttttaaaaaattaatgcatgaattgatttacatttatttatattcataaaaacaatagataaataaattgaCGTTCTTAACGACATTAGGTTAAATATatgatttcaaaaatatatatttataaattaaaaataaataaatcatagtAAAGAATAGACTTTAAACTTAAATCAAtctcacaaaataaatttataaggtGAGATTTGTACTCATTTACATactataaattagttttatctttaattgacATGAATTTCCAATAAGTAGGAAAGACAGATGAAAGATTGGTCAATgaatagataaataatttatatctataatataaagataataaaaaattatgattttttttctttagcaATATGAATGAAAATAGGTGAGGTTACCTAAATTAAGTTTGGGAGTAGAGTTTTTGAAAGAATATGTGAAGTTTAAGGTTTTATTAAAGTGTGTTTGATGAAAAAGGTAAGTTGTTTAAGTAAAAGATAGTGATGAATCCATAAATGGGGAATTGATAGCATGGTTTGAATGTAGCCAGCAAGAGATTTTGCGATCATTGAATATGATAGAAaagtcaaaatgaaaaagatgaagataaGCAAGATGATTGTTGATTTAGAGTAGTGAATGGGAAAAAGTTAGAATGGTGGAAGTCTAAAGCACTTGATTGTAGCTTGGTGTAGATGGAGAGCACACTAATGGAAGTGTAGGTAAGTGAGGCCCCATCATCCCACTCAACCAAGTCCCTTTCTATCCCTTCTTTCATTTGAAGTCTCTCAGACATGCAAAGGTTTCTCTTTCTTTACCATTGTTTTTTCAGAAAGTGGGGTTGCCTCTGTCGGACAGAGTGGTTGTGTTCTTGAGTGTATGTTCTGTATCAGTTCACAATTCTTTGTCTCTGCTTTCATTGGTTCTATCTGTTCTAACCATTTCATGAAAAAAGATTCTCGTTGGAATGATGCATCATGCACACCAACCTCTTTTATTCATCTTTCATGTATCATTCTCACACTACTCCACTTTCCCTCTTCGTTTTGACCATTGCTAAATATAACTTGGTCGACCGTTGATGAGACTATGATCATGTTTCCATTCAAAACTGGTCACCAAATAATACCAATTATTGTCTGTAGTAATGCACGTGATGTCCATATCCATTAAAGCTCATTGAACCAATATAGCTTCATCATGCTTTTCTATTCCTTTTTCTTACAGCGTATCATTTTACCCCTTTTCAGATCCAATAAAGttcaaaaaattgtttatttaacaTCATTTTTGTGAAATCTCTTCATATTCATTACATAAATCGTGTTATTTTATTTCCAGGAACTTTTGAattctttttattcaaataactCACTCTATATATAGTATTTATAAAGTATTATTGATAATGAATGCAAATAGTTCAAACAATCTGAAAAAAGTgacataaaattatatttgtgatGGCAATTTTATACTATATCACATAGTAAGGGCGTCAACCAATAATGC contains:
- the LOC108319161 gene encoding GDSL esterase/lipase At2g23540, whose product is MAFHCYDMLVLVFFLVNISFYGSVDGQKNALGASFIFGDSLVDAGNNNYLSTLSKANIPPNGIDFKASGGNPTGRYTNGRTIGDIVGEELGQPNYAIPFLAPNATGKTILSGVNYASGGGGIMNATGRIFVNRIGMDVQIDYFSITRKQIDKLLGESKAKEYITKKSIFSITVGANDFLNNYLLPVLSIGARISQSPDSFIDDMITHFRAQLTRLYKMDARKFVIGNVGPIGCIPYQKTINQLNEDECVDLANKLALQYNARLKDLVAELNDNLPGATFVLANVYDLVSELIKNYKKYGFRTASRACCGNGGQFAGIIPCGPTSSMCSDRYKHVFWDPYHPSEAANLILAKQLLDGDNRYISPVNLRQLRDL